A window of the Glaciimonas sp. CA11.2 genome harbors these coding sequences:
- the purU gene encoding formyltetrahydrofolate deformylase, with protein MKNTPTYGLTLSCPSEVGQVAAVVKFLADRQCYIAEIAVFDDDDFRTFFLRCIFRAPEDESLQQERLRADYYAHLCADFSVIAEQFGMHWQIHDMHHRPKVVVMVSKLDHCLADLLFRWKMGELPMDFTAIISNHPDLAPLAAAHNIPFHHLPVTQETKAEQEGEVLALIAGYGAELVVLARYMQIFSEETSATLRGKAINIHHSFLPSFKGAKPYHQAYQRGVKLIGATSHFITDDLDEGPIIEQAVERVDHTYTPEKLLAVGRDVECLALSRAVQYFIEHRLFVNANRTVILQ; from the coding sequence ATGAAAAATACACCGACTTACGGCCTTACTTTGTCCTGTCCAAGCGAGGTTGGTCAGGTCGCTGCCGTCGTCAAATTTTTGGCAGATCGACAGTGTTACATTGCTGAAATTGCAGTCTTTGACGATGATGATTTTCGTACCTTTTTTCTGCGATGTATCTTCCGCGCGCCCGAGGACGAATCTCTTCAGCAGGAGCGTTTACGTGCGGATTATTATGCACATTTATGCGCAGATTTTTCCGTCATAGCGGAACAATTTGGCATGCATTGGCAGATTCACGATATGCACCATCGTCCGAAAGTGGTCGTCATGGTGTCAAAGTTAGATCACTGTCTGGCTGATTTGCTGTTCCGTTGGAAAATGGGCGAGTTACCGATGGATTTCACCGCGATCATATCTAATCACCCCGATCTTGCACCGCTGGCGGCGGCGCACAATATTCCCTTCCATCATTTGCCGGTTACCCAGGAAACCAAGGCAGAGCAAGAGGGTGAAGTGTTAGCGTTGATCGCGGGTTACGGAGCAGAGCTGGTGGTGTTGGCGCGTTATATGCAAATATTTTCAGAGGAAACGAGTGCGACATTGCGTGGCAAGGCGATCAATATTCACCATTCTTTTCTACCCAGCTTTAAAGGAGCTAAACCTTACCATCAGGCATATCAACGCGGCGTCAAGCTCATTGGTGCGACATCTCATTTCATCACCGATGATCTGGATGAAGGCCCGATCATTGAGCAGGCGGTGGAGCGCGTCGACCATACTTATACGCCAGAAAAATTGTTAGCTGTCGGGCGGGATGTGGAGTGTCTGGCATTGTCGCGGGCAGTACAATATTTTATTGAACACAGGTTATTCGTCAATGCCAATCGGACGGTGATTTTGCAGTAG
- a CDS encoding L-serine ammonia-lyase, whose product MSISTFDLFKVGIGPSSSHTVGPMIAASRFARYLQQSGLLGAVSAIRSELYGSLGATGKGHGTDKAVLLGLEGYLPDQIDPDFVEPRLTEIRRTKQLLLNGAHPIALSEKEHLLFFRRESLPQHPNGMRFLAMDASGKVLAQKEYYSVGGGFVVSQEGQPINGVQVNGPDVAHPFHSGDDLLRICREKELTIAQLMMENEKYWRTAEEVRSKLLGIWDVMAGAIKRGCATDGELPGPMRVKRRAHELSQQLRNRSEESLNDPLSMLDWVNLYAMAVNEENAAGGRIVTAPTNGAAGVIPAVLQYYIKFVPGANLDGVMTFLLTAAAIGLIYKENASISGAEVGCQGEVGVACSMAAGALASVQGGTTEQIENAAEIGMEHNLGMTCDPVGGLVQIPCIERNAMGAVKAINAARMALRGNGKHYVSLDKVIKTMMQTGADMKTKYKETSRGGLAVNVIEC is encoded by the coding sequence ATGAGCATTAGCACCTTTGATCTTTTTAAGGTTGGTATCGGGCCATCAAGCTCGCATACCGTCGGGCCGATGATCGCCGCGTCGCGGTTTGCCAGGTATTTGCAACAGAGTGGCTTGTTGGGAGCGGTCAGTGCAATACGCTCCGAGTTATATGGATCGCTTGGTGCAACGGGAAAAGGCCATGGCACCGACAAGGCAGTGTTGCTTGGGCTGGAGGGCTATTTGCCCGATCAGATAGACCCGGATTTTGTCGAGCCGCGCCTTACCGAGATACGTCGGACTAAACAGTTGCTGCTCAACGGTGCGCACCCGATAGCGTTAAGTGAAAAAGAGCATTTACTCTTTTTTCGCCGTGAATCGTTGCCGCAACACCCAAACGGCATGCGCTTTCTGGCCATGGATGCCAGCGGAAAAGTGCTTGCGCAAAAGGAGTATTACTCGGTTGGCGGTGGCTTTGTCGTCAGTCAGGAAGGGCAGCCGATCAATGGCGTGCAGGTGAACGGGCCAGATGTGGCCCATCCGTTTCATTCTGGAGATGACCTGCTGCGGATTTGCAGGGAAAAAGAGTTGACCATCGCGCAATTGATGATGGAAAACGAAAAGTATTGGCGCACCGCAGAGGAAGTGCGCAGCAAGTTGCTTGGTATTTGGGATGTGATGGCTGGTGCGATTAAGCGTGGTTGCGCCACTGATGGCGAGTTGCCCGGACCGATGCGCGTTAAGCGTCGTGCGCATGAGTTATCGCAGCAACTTCGGAATCGCTCTGAAGAGTCACTTAATGATCCGCTCTCGATGCTGGATTGGGTGAATCTGTATGCGATGGCTGTCAATGAAGAAAACGCTGCGGGCGGGCGGATCGTCACGGCACCGACCAATGGTGCGGCAGGCGTCATTCCCGCAGTGTTGCAGTATTACATCAAGTTTGTGCCGGGTGCCAATCTTGATGGCGTGATGACTTTCTTGCTGACGGCCGCCGCGATTGGATTGATCTATAAAGAAAACGCTTCTATCTCAGGTGCAGAAGTTGGCTGTCAGGGCGAAGTCGGTGTTGCCTGTTCGATGGCGGCGGGTGCGCTTGCATCAGTGCAAGGCGGTACGACAGAGCAGATCGAGAACGCAGCCGAAATCGGGATGGAGCACAACCTTGGTATGACCTGTGATCCGGTTGGCGGGCTGGTACAAATCCCTTGCATTGAGCGCAATGCGATGGGCGCGGTCAAGGCCATCAATGCTGCCAGAATGGCGTTACGCGGAAACGGCAAACATTATGTATCGCTAGATAAAGTGATCAAAACCATGATGCAGACCGGTGCTGATATGAAGACCAAATATAAAGAAACATCGCGTGGTGGACTGGCGGTCAACGTGATTGAATGCTGA
- a CDS encoding sarcosine oxidase subunit beta family protein yields MRNYSIFSLIRNGLSYHENWQRAWKSPEPKTEYDIVIIGGGGHGLATAYYLAKVHGLRNIAVIEKGWIGGGNTARNTTIVRSNYLWDESAGLYEKAMQLWEGLSEDLNYNVMFSQRGVMNLAHTLQDVRDTDRRINANRLNGVDAEWLTPAQVKEIVPIINLNSHYPVLGASFQRRGGVARHDAVAWGYARGADARGVDILQNCGVTGIRRENGAVTGVETVKGFIKAKKVAVVAAGSSSLIASMAGIRLPLESHPLQALVSEPIKPIIDTVVMSNAVHAYLSQSDKGDLVIGAGVDQYTGYGQRGSYQTIESTLQAIVEMFPVLSRVRMNRQWGGIVDVSPDACPIISLTDIKGLYFNCGWGTGGFKATPGSGWVFAHTIANDSPHPLNAPFSLDRFYTGHLIDEHGAAAVAH; encoded by the coding sequence ATGCGTAATTATTCGATATTCAGTTTGATCCGTAACGGACTTTCTTACCATGAAAACTGGCAGCGGGCCTGGAAAAGCCCTGAGCCAAAAACTGAGTATGACATTGTCATTATTGGTGGCGGCGGTCATGGTCTGGCGACGGCTTATTATCTGGCAAAAGTACACGGTCTGCGCAATATTGCGGTGATCGAAAAAGGCTGGATCGGCGGTGGCAATACGGCTCGTAATACCACCATCGTACGTTCAAATTATTTGTGGGATGAGTCTGCGGGCCTGTATGAAAAAGCCATGCAGTTGTGGGAAGGCCTTTCCGAAGATTTGAACTATAACGTCATGTTCAGCCAGCGTGGCGTGATGAATCTGGCGCATACCTTGCAAGACGTACGCGATACCGATCGTCGGATTAATGCCAATCGTCTTAACGGCGTTGACGCTGAATGGCTGACACCAGCGCAGGTGAAAGAAATCGTTCCGATCATTAACTTGAATAGCCACTATCCAGTACTTGGCGCATCGTTTCAACGGCGTGGTGGTGTGGCGCGCCATGATGCGGTGGCGTGGGGTTATGCACGGGGTGCGGATGCACGCGGCGTCGATATTTTGCAGAACTGCGGCGTGACCGGTATCCGTCGTGAAAACGGTGCGGTGACCGGGGTAGAAACAGTCAAGGGCTTTATCAAGGCTAAAAAAGTAGCGGTAGTGGCCGCGGGTAGTTCCAGTTTGATTGCCAGCATGGCTGGAATCAGATTACCGCTGGAAAGCCATCCGCTGCAAGCGTTGGTATCAGAGCCAATTAAACCAATCATTGATACGGTTGTGATGTCGAACGCCGTCCACGCGTATTTAAGTCAATCCGATAAAGGCGATCTGGTGATCGGCGCGGGGGTCGATCAATACACCGGTTATGGCCAGCGTGGAAGCTATCAAACCATCGAGAGTACGTTGCAGGCAATTGTGGAAATGTTTCCGGTGTTGAGCCGGGTTCGCATGAATCGGCAATGGGGTGGCATTGTGGATGTGTCGCCGGATGCATGCCCGATTATCTCGCTGACCGATATTAAGGGTTTGTACTTTAACTGCGGATGGGGAACCGGCGGCTTTAAAGCCACGCCAGGATCAGGTTGGGTGTTTGCCCACACCATCGCTAACGATAGTCCGCATCCGCTGAATGCACCATTCTCGTTGGATCGCTTTTATACCGGCCATCTGATCGATGAGCATGGCGCTGCAGCGGTTGCACATTAA
- a CDS encoding sarcosine oxidase subunit delta, with the protein MLLITCPWCGPRAESEFHCGGEADIARPLNTENLTDKEWGDYLFMRKNPRGVHREQWVHNQGCRRWFMAERDTVTYEILGYSKFGDGVVHQGASVGKEIAAVASVAASTVTSTAAGSAV; encoded by the coding sequence ATGTTATTGATCACTTGCCCATGGTGCGGGCCGCGTGCAGAGAGCGAATTTCATTGCGGTGGTGAGGCGGATATTGCGCGCCCTTTAAATACAGAGAATTTAACTGATAAAGAATGGGGCGACTACCTGTTCATGCGCAAAAATCCACGCGGTGTGCACCGTGAACAATGGGTGCATAACCAGGGTTGTCGTCGCTGGTTCATGGCTGAGCGCGATACGGTCACGTATGAAATTTTGGGATATAGCAAGTTTGGTGATGGTGTTGTTCATCAGGGCGCATCTGTTGGTAAAGAAATTGCAGCAGTGGCATCGGTAGCAGCGTCGACTGTGACGTCGACAGCAGCGGGGAGCGCAGTATGA
- a CDS encoding sarcosine oxidase subunit alpha family protein, whose amino-acid sequence MEPTKNQSHRLMEGGRINRQQPVMFSFNGKTYQGFHGDTLASALLANGVHFVARSWKYHRPRGIVTAGVEEPNALVQLETGAYTVPNARATELELYHGLTATSVNAKPNIENDRMAVNQLIARFIPAGFYYKTFKWPRSWWGKYEEVIRAAAGLGKAPAELDPDRYEKTYAHCDVLIAGGGPAGLAAAWVAGKSGARVILVDDQAELGGSLLSGPAIIDGKPATAWAAHIAAELRNMPEVIVLTRSTVFGYQDHNLLTVAERLTEHLPLISRGKLRERLWKVRAKHVILATGAHERPIVFGNNDLPGIMLASAISTYIHRYGVLPGRNAVIFTNNDDGYQSALDLKSVGAQVMVIDPRAASNSSLPALAKRHGITIINNAVVVAATGGRHVKSVEVATHVDGVPGAAINTFSCDLIGMSGGWNPVLHLFAQSGGKAQWDNGKACFVPGSAMQKETSVGAANGDFRLGGALRDGALAAQHAVNALHFKLSAIPTWKVADIAEAPIFPLWLVGDRTRVGRGPKQFVDYQNDVSAADIYLAAREGYHSVEHVKRYTALGFGTDQGKLGNINGMAILAEVLGKTIPETGTTTFRPNYTPVTFGTVAGRELGDFLTPIRKTCIHEWHEEQGALFEDVGNWKRPWYYPRGNENLHQAVARECLSARNSVGILDASTLGKIDVQGPDAITLLNWMYTNPWNKLEVGKCRYGLMLDENGMVFDDGVTVRLGEQHFLMSTTTGGAARVLDWMERWLQTEWPDLKVNLTSVTDHFATFAVVGPKARQVLQKVCKDIDFSNAAFPFMSFRDGSIKDVVTRIMRISFSGELSYEVNVPANMGRAIWDAIIAAGEEFDITPYGTETMHVLRAEKGYIIVGQDTDGSVTPFDLGMGGLCAKSKDFLGKRSLTRSDTAKEGRKQLVGLLTNDPAFVLPEGGQILVAPTDGNAPSTKMIGHVTSSYFSPILQRSIAFALIKGGLSKMGESVTVPTASGGYVNAKINSLVFYDVEGVRQHVE is encoded by the coding sequence ATGGAACCAACTAAAAATCAAAGTCATCGTTTGATGGAAGGCGGCAGAATCAATCGCCAACAACCGGTCATGTTTTCCTTTAATGGTAAAACTTATCAAGGGTTTCACGGCGATACGTTGGCGTCCGCGTTACTCGCGAATGGCGTCCATTTTGTTGCACGCAGCTGGAAATATCATCGGCCGCGCGGGATTGTCACCGCCGGTGTTGAGGAGCCGAATGCATTGGTGCAACTCGAAACTGGCGCTTACACGGTCCCGAATGCCCGCGCTACAGAGCTTGAGCTTTACCATGGGCTGACTGCGACCAGCGTCAACGCTAAGCCGAACATCGAAAATGATCGGATGGCGGTGAATCAACTCATTGCGCGTTTTATTCCAGCCGGGTTTTACTACAAAACATTTAAGTGGCCGCGTAGTTGGTGGGGCAAGTATGAGGAAGTGATCCGCGCCGCTGCCGGTTTGGGCAAGGCACCTGCCGAACTGGACCCTGATCGTTACGAGAAAACCTATGCCCATTGCGACGTCTTGATCGCCGGTGGCGGACCTGCGGGTTTGGCTGCCGCCTGGGTCGCTGGCAAATCCGGTGCGCGTGTGATTCTGGTGGATGATCAGGCTGAACTGGGCGGCAGTCTGTTGTCTGGCCCGGCTATCATCGACGGCAAGCCCGCCACGGCGTGGGCGGCACATATTGCAGCAGAATTGCGCAACATGCCGGAGGTGATAGTCCTGACGCGCAGTACGGTGTTTGGCTATCAGGATCACAATCTGTTGACGGTCGCAGAGCGATTGACCGAGCACTTGCCATTGATTTCACGCGGAAAATTACGCGAGCGTCTTTGGAAAGTCAGGGCCAAACATGTGATTCTGGCGACCGGTGCACACGAGCGTCCTATCGTATTTGGCAATAATGATTTGCCGGGCATCATGCTGGCTTCCGCAATTTCGACTTATATCCATCGGTATGGCGTATTGCCGGGTCGCAATGCAGTGATTTTTACGAATAACGATGATGGCTATCAGTCTGCGCTCGATCTAAAAAGCGTCGGTGCGCAAGTCATGGTGATTGATCCGCGTGCCGCCAGTAATAGCAGTTTGCCTGCGTTGGCTAAACGTCACGGCATTACCATCATCAATAACGCGGTAGTGGTTGCGGCCACAGGTGGTCGCCATGTCAAGTCGGTCGAAGTGGCCACGCACGTTGATGGCGTACCGGGAGCGGCGATCAATACGTTCTCCTGCGATCTGATCGGGATGTCAGGCGGTTGGAATCCAGTGCTGCACCTTTTTGCACAATCGGGTGGAAAAGCACAATGGGATAATGGAAAAGCGTGTTTCGTCCCCGGTTCTGCGATGCAAAAGGAAACCAGCGTCGGTGCTGCCAATGGCGATTTTAGGTTGGGTGGTGCGCTGCGTGATGGTGCACTAGCGGCACAACACGCGGTCAATGCGCTACATTTTAAATTATCAGCTATACCAACCTGGAAAGTCGCCGATATTGCGGAAGCGCCGATATTCCCTTTATGGTTGGTGGGAGATCGCACACGCGTCGGACGTGGCCCGAAACAATTTGTCGATTATCAAAATGATGTGTCGGCGGCGGATATTTATCTCGCGGCGCGTGAAGGTTATCACTCGGTCGAGCACGTGAAGCGATATACCGCGCTGGGCTTTGGTACCGATCAGGGTAAGTTGGGCAACATTAACGGAATGGCAATTCTCGCCGAAGTATTAGGCAAGACCATTCCTGAAACCGGCACCACGACTTTCCGCCCAAACTATACGCCGGTCACATTCGGCACTGTGGCTGGACGCGAATTGGGTGATTTTTTGACGCCGATTCGCAAAACTTGCATCCACGAATGGCATGAAGAACAGGGGGCGTTGTTTGAAGATGTCGGCAACTGGAAGCGTCCCTGGTATTACCCGCGCGGTAATGAAAATTTGCATCAGGCGGTGGCGCGGGAATGTCTGTCCGCTCGCAATAGTGTTGGGATATTGGATGCATCGACCCTTGGAAAAATCGATGTGCAAGGCCCCGATGCGATCACATTGCTGAACTGGATGTACACCAATCCGTGGAACAAACTTGAAGTCGGAAAGTGCCGTTATGGTTTGATGCTGGATGAGAACGGTATGGTCTTCGACGATGGCGTTACAGTGCGTCTCGGTGAACAGCATTTTTTGATGAGTACGACAACCGGCGGTGCAGCGCGCGTGCTCGACTGGATGGAGCGCTGGCTGCAAACTGAGTGGCCGGACCTGAAAGTTAATCTGACCTCGGTCACGGATCATTTTGCAACCTTTGCCGTGGTGGGTCCAAAGGCGCGTCAGGTATTGCAAAAAGTGTGCAAAGATATTGATTTTTCGAACGCGGCATTTCCTTTCATGTCGTTTCGCGACGGATCGATTAAGGATGTTGTCACCCGCATTATGCGCATCAGTTTTTCGGGCGAGCTGTCGTATGAAGTCAATGTGCCTGCAAACATGGGGCGGGCCATTTGGGATGCGATTATTGCCGCTGGTGAAGAATTTGATATCACGCCGTACGGCACCGAAACCATGCATGTATTGCGGGCAGAAAAGGGTTACATCATCGTTGGTCAGGATACTGATGGCTCGGTGACGCCGTTTGATCTGGGGATGGGTGGCCTATGCGCAAAATCGAAAGACTTTCTTGGTAAGCGTTCATTGACGCGCTCTGATACCGCGAAGGAAGGACGCAAGCAACTGGTCGGCCTGCTCACGAATGACCCCGCATTTGTATTACCTGAAGGTGGACAAATTCTGGTCGCACCAACGGATGGTAATGCGCCTTCGACCAAGATGATCGGGCATGTCACATCCAGTTATTTTAGCCCGATTTTACAGCGCTCAATTGCCTTTGCGCTGATCAAAGGCGGATTAAGCAAGATGGGCGAGAGCGTTACCGTTCCGACTGCATCGGGTGGTTATGTCAACGCCAAAATTAACAGTCTGGTTTTTTATGATGTAGAAGGAGTTCGTCAACATGTTGAATGA
- a CDS encoding sarcosine oxidase subunit gamma yields MTSPLASVAGLMGPLSSGTNQAFSVYERPFLELINVKGEAHSDVFLAAIKKATGATLPLVPNTVSESDDYIIYWLAPNEWLIQSTQPRVSVIDAALGKFLAGQFASVVDISSGNTTLVMMGEKVRSVLQKGCPLDFHSRVFTVGQCAQSHYFKAGIVLRPLANGNVEVIIRRSFADYFGRILVDAAEEYVS; encoded by the coding sequence ATGACGTCGCCACTAGCCAGCGTGGCGGGATTAATGGGACCGCTTTCTTCCGGAACGAATCAGGCCTTTAGCGTTTATGAACGACCGTTTCTGGAGTTAATTAACGTCAAAGGAGAGGCTCACTCTGATGTGTTTCTGGCGGCAATCAAAAAGGCAACCGGCGCAACGTTACCGCTAGTACCGAATACCGTTTCGGAAAGCGATGATTACATCATCTATTGGCTCGCTCCCAACGAGTGGTTGATTCAGTCAACCCAACCGCGCGTGTCGGTAATTGATGCTGCACTGGGAAAATTTCTGGCGGGACAATTCGCCTCGGTTGTGGATATTAGCAGTGGCAATACAACCCTTGTCATGATGGGTGAAAAAGTACGTTCCGTTTTGCAGAAAGGTTGCCCACTCGATTTTCATTCAAGGGTTTTTACGGTTGGACAGTGCGCACAAAGTCATTATTTCAAAGCTGGTATCGTGCTGCGACCGCTTGCTAATGGCAATGTCGAAGTGATCATCCGTCGTAGTTTTGCCGATTATTTTGGTCGCATTCTGGTTGATGCCGCCGAGGAGTATGTTTCATGA
- a CDS encoding dihydroneopterin aldolase: protein MKSEHIASGVRWQIFIEGLHLMTYVGLHAHEYQQQQAVELDIEMSYRPGRQQGQQSDHADSIIDYDQYCTLLSTFMQEKPHTCLLETLASEVASLSFRDYPMLEEIKVAIHKPKIRANAARLGVSACWTRWSYETLLIQQPQEVVMNT, encoded by the coding sequence ATGAAAAGTGAACATATTGCCAGCGGCGTGCGTTGGCAAATATTTATCGAAGGGTTACATTTGATGACGTATGTGGGTTTGCATGCGCATGAATATCAGCAGCAGCAAGCAGTCGAATTGGATATCGAAATGTCTTACCGGCCTGGTCGGCAACAAGGACAACAAAGCGATCATGCTGATTCGATTATCGACTATGACCAATACTGCACCTTGTTATCCACGTTTATGCAGGAAAAGCCGCATACATGCTTGCTGGAAACCCTGGCGTCAGAGGTTGCAAGCTTATCGTTTCGTGACTATCCAATGCTGGAAGAGATTAAGGTCGCGATCCATAAACCAAAGATCCGTGCGAATGCAGCGCGGCTTGGTGTATCGGCTTGCTGGACCAGATGGAGTTATGAAACATTACTGATTCAGCAGCCACAAGAGGTTGTCATGAATACATAA
- a CDS encoding NADP-dependent malic enzyme, with protein sequence MTKDKTLSPAEQALREDALEYHRSPSRGKIKVVPTKPLSNQRDLSLAYSPGVAYACLAIEENPELAVDFTSRANLVGVITNGTAVLGLGDIGPLASKPVMEGKACLFQTFAGIDVFDIELAERDPDKLVEMIAALEPTLGGINLEDIKAPECFYIEKKLRERMNIPVFHDDQHGTAIISAAALLNGLELVNKNIGEIKLVASGAGAAAIACLDLMVELGVQRENMFVCDSRGVIHDAREDKLDESKQRYVRKTSARTLADAIKGADVFLGCSAAGVLTPEMVKTMGTQPIILALANPEPEIRPELALAARPDCIIATGRSDYPNQVNNVLCFPYIFRGALDCGATRITEAMKIACVREIADLAKAEISEEVASAYAGQELRFGPEYIIPKPFDSRLILRIAPAVARAAEESGVATRPIKDMVAYRQSLTRFVTHTGMFMRPVFEAARLDPQRIVYAEGEDERVLRAVQIALEEKLVRPILIGRPAVIEARIERAGLRLKVGRDFELVNPEDDARFRQYWEAYHELKARDGVTPEMAKSMLRRSNTIIAAMLVKLGDADGMLCGLVGRFDGHLEHVGDIIGLREGAKGFATLNGLVLDRHTLFIADTSVNDDPTAEQLADIAAMAVEEVRRFGVPPKVAFLSHSMFGSSTRPSALKMRAARNVFAARMPDVESDGEMHGDAALSADIRAQYLPKSTLTGNANVLIMPNLDSANILFNVLKMTGGQGVTVGPVLLGAAAAVHVLTPSATVRRVVNMTALVVANAISKKQGN encoded by the coding sequence ATGACTAAAGACAAGACTTTGTCACCCGCCGAACAGGCACTGCGCGAAGATGCGCTTGAGTATCACCGCAGCCCTTCGCGCGGAAAAATTAAGGTTGTTCCGACTAAGCCGTTGTCGAATCAGCGCGATTTGTCGCTGGCTTATTCGCCCGGCGTTGCATACGCCTGTCTGGCGATTGAAGAGAATCCGGAATTGGCGGTTGACTTTACATCGCGCGCTAATTTGGTGGGCGTTATCACTAACGGCACTGCGGTGCTTGGTTTGGGTGACATCGGTCCATTGGCGAGTAAGCCGGTGATGGAAGGTAAGGCGTGTTTGTTTCAAACTTTTGCTGGTATTGATGTGTTTGACATCGAATTGGCAGAACGTGATCCTGACAAACTGGTCGAGATGATCGCTGCGTTGGAACCGACGTTAGGCGGCATCAACCTGGAAGACATCAAGGCGCCAGAATGTTTCTACATTGAAAAAAAACTACGTGAACGGATGAACATTCCGGTGTTTCATGACGACCAACATGGCACCGCAATTATCTCCGCTGCTGCGTTGTTAAACGGATTGGAACTGGTTAATAAGAATATCGGCGAGATTAAGCTGGTGGCGTCTGGCGCTGGTGCTGCCGCCATTGCTTGTCTGGACCTGATGGTTGAGCTTGGTGTACAGCGTGAGAATATGTTCGTCTGCGATTCTCGCGGCGTCATACACGATGCGCGCGAAGATAAACTCGATGAATCAAAGCAGCGTTATGTCAGAAAAACTTCAGCCCGGACTTTGGCCGACGCCATTAAAGGTGCGGATGTGTTTTTGGGTTGTTCCGCGGCTGGCGTCTTGACGCCAGAGATGGTCAAGACGATGGGTACGCAGCCGATCATTTTGGCGCTGGCAAATCCGGAGCCGGAAATTCGTCCGGAATTGGCATTAGCTGCACGTCCGGATTGTATTATCGCAACTGGCCGTTCGGATTATCCGAATCAGGTGAATAACGTTTTGTGCTTCCCGTACATCTTTCGTGGCGCGTTGGATTGCGGCGCAACGCGGATTACTGAGGCAATGAAAATCGCTTGTGTACGTGAAATTGCCGATCTGGCGAAAGCCGAGATTAGCGAAGAAGTAGCGAGCGCATACGCAGGGCAAGAACTGCGTTTTGGGCCGGAATACATTATTCCGAAACCTTTTGATTCACGGTTGATTTTGCGTATCGCGCCAGCAGTCGCACGCGCAGCCGAAGAATCCGGTGTGGCCACACGACCAATCAAGGATATGGTCGCCTATCGCCAGTCATTGACACGCTTTGTTACCCATACCGGCATGTTTATGCGTCCAGTCTTTGAAGCTGCGCGTCTTGACCCCCAGCGTATCGTCTATGCCGAGGGTGAGGACGAACGGGTCTTGCGTGCAGTGCAAATCGCGTTGGAAGAAAAATTGGTCCGTCCTATTTTGATCGGCCGTCCGGCTGTGATCGAGGCACGTATCGAGCGCGCCGGTTTGCGGCTTAAAGTCGGCCGGGATTTCGAGCTGGTCAATCCGGAAGACGATGCACGCTTTCGTCAATATTGGGAGGCATACCACGAACTCAAGGCGCGTGATGGCGTCACGCCGGAAATGGCCAAATCCATGCTGCGTCGTTCCAACACGATTATCGCGGCAATGCTGGTCAAACTAGGTGATGCAGACGGTATGTTGTGCGGCTTGGTCGGACGCTTCGATGGTCATCTGGAACATGTTGGCGACATCATTGGTTTGCGTGAAGGCGCGAAAGGCTTTGCCACGCTCAACGGATTAGTGCTGGATCGGCACACGCTCTTCATTGCTGACACCTCCGTCAACGATGATCCGACTGCCGAACAATTAGCGGACATTGCCGCCATGGCGGTTGAAGAAGTACGGCGTTTTGGCGTGCCGCCAAAAGTGGCATTTTTGTCGCATTCCATGTTCGGCTCCAGCACTCGCCCATCGGCTTTGAAGATGCGCGCAGCAAGAAACGTATTCGCCGCGCGCATGCCGGATGTGGAATCCGATGGTGAAATGCACGGCGACGCAGCATTGAGCGCAGATATCCGTGCCCAATATCTGCCAAAATCGACACTGACCGGAAACGCTAATGTGTTGATCATGCCAAATCTGGATTCGGCCAATATCCTGTTCAATGTATTGAAGATGACCGGTGGACAGGGCGTCACAGTTGGCCCGGTATTATTGGGTGCGGCGGCGGCGGTGCATGTTCTGACACCTTCCGCTACCGTACGCAGGGTGGTCAATATGACAGCGTTGGTGGTGGCGAATGCGATCTCTAAAAAGCAGGGTAACTAA